A region of Emys orbicularis isolate rEmyOrb1 chromosome 20, rEmyOrb1.hap1, whole genome shotgun sequence DNA encodes the following proteins:
- the LOC135892560 gene encoding IgGFc-binding protein-like yields MPEEMKVNSFLINLPFNLDKKITVYRKGWATVIQTDFGLTVTYARWSGRSTVTLPVAYAGAVCGLCGNFNMDRKDDMLMRDGTLAPNPISFGQSWKVGDLPGCSSVMIPPCATLEAIEKEQRGSRVQCGLILYKNGPFRECHSKVDPNGYFLDCVYGYCFLSGRESNVCQAVAGYAEACQEAGAMVRPWRTTQFCYLSCPLNSHYELCSSSCDLTCSNLYAPVQCTTQCKEGCMCDEGFVLSGDLCVPISQCGCLHRGLYYQPGETFHPSGSCEEQCMCQAGGEVVCKAFSCGAGEQCRLVDGVQKCHPFGSATCSASGHPHYLSFDGVPFDFQGTCTYILAKTCTDASDLIPFTISVEKEDWGTRNVSVAKLVSIQVYGITLTLLQNKQGLIMGADERCDVFTVDSASEEINSSILHQLE; encoded by the exons ATGCCAGAAGAAATGAAA GTGAACAGTTTCCTGATTAATCTTCCCTTCAACCTCGATAAGAAAATCACTGTGTATAGAAAGGGCTGGGCCACAGTGATCCAGACAGACTTTGGTCTCACCGTTACCTATGCCAGGTGGTCAGGACGCAGCACGGTGACTCTGCCAGTTGCCTATGCGGGAGCCGTGTGTGGTCTGTGTGGCAATTTTAACATGGACAGGAAGGATGACATGCTTATGAGGGATGGCACGCTGGCACCAAACCCCATCAGCTTTGGCCAGAGCTGGAAGGTGGGAGACCTCCCAGGATGCTCTTCAGTAATGATACCACCTTGCGCAACTCTAGAAGCTATTGAAAAAGAACAACGAGGTAGCAGAGTGCAGTGTGGGCTCATCCTATACAAGAATGGCCCTTTCAGAGAATGTCACAGCAAAGTGGACCCCAATGGATACTTCCTAGACTGCGTGTACGGCTATTGCTTCCTCAGTGGGCGGGAGAGTAACGTCTGCCAGGCTGTTGCTGGCTATGCCGAGGCATGTCAGGAAGCTGGAGCTATGGTGCGTCCCTGGAGGACTACGCAATTCTGCT ATCTGTCCTGTCCCCTGAACAGTCACTATGAATTATGCAGCAGCAGCTGCGATCTGACATGCAGCAACCTCTATGCCCCGGTGCAATGCACAACCCAGTGTAAGGAAGGCTGCATGTGTGATGAGGgctttgttctcagtggtgacctCTGCGTCCCCATTTCCCAGTGCGGATGCCTCCACAGAGGACTTTACTACCAGCCCGGGGAGACCTTCCACCCGAGCGGTTCATGCGAGGAGCAGTGCATGTGTCAGGCCGGTGGGGAGGTCGTGTGTAAGGCTTTCTCCTGCGGTGCTGGTGAGCAATGCAGGTTGGTGGACGGTGTCCAGAAATGTCACCCATTTGGATCTGCGACCTGTTCTGCCTCTGGCCATCCCCACTACCTCTCTTTCGACGGGGTCCCCTTTGACTTCCAAGGCACCTGCACCTACATCCTGGCCAAGACCTGCACCGATGCCAGTGACCTTATACCATTCACTATCAGCGTAGAGAAAGAAGATTGGGGCACCAGGAACGTGTCCGTGGCCAAGCTGGTGTCCATTCAGGTGTATGGGATCACTCTCACCCTGCTGCAGAACAAACAGGGGCTCATCATG